TTTGGGCGCCCGCGGGAACGGGATGACGTCGCGGATATTCGCCACGCCCGTGGCGTACATCACCGCGCGCTCGAAGCCCAGCCCGAAGCCGGCGTGCGGCACGGTGCCGTAGCGGCGCAGGTCGCGGTACCACCAGTAGGGCGCGGGGTCGAGGTTCATCGCCTTCAGGCGGGCGTCGAGCACGTCGAGCCGCTCCTCGCGCTGGCTGCCGCCGACGATCTCGCCGATGCCGGGCGCCAGCACGTCCATCGCGGCCACGGTGCGGCCGTCGTCGTTCAGGCGCATGTAGAAGGCCTTGATGTCCTT
The bacterium genome window above contains:
- a CDS encoding amino acid--tRNA ligase-related protein, with the translated sequence KDIKAFYMRLNDDGRTVAAMDVLAPGIGEIVGGSQREERLDVLDARLKAMNLDPAPYWWYRDLRRYGTVPHAGFGLGFERAVMYATGVANIRDVIPFPRAPKSADF